Proteins from one Pseudomonadota bacterium genomic window:
- the purB gene encoding adenylosuccinate lyase: MDRDVYREPLVSRYTSRAMQELFSEDTKFRTWRRCWIALAEAQRELGLTGIVSEEALAEMRAHADDIDYELAEKLERELRHDVMAHVKAYGALCPAAAGIIHLGATSQFVVCNTDLILHKRALGLIRDDLVRAIDRLAATAERYADLPVLGATHFQPAQPTTLGKRLCLGIQDLLADLDAIEWAASRVVARGVKGTTGTQDSFLKLFGGDHAKVEAIDALVSRKLGFEGSFPVTGQTYPRKLDTKIAEALAGIGASAHWIGVNVRLMSGLKEVDEPFGARQVGSSAMAYKRNPMRSERMCSLARKLMNLPADFQATHANQWMERTLDDSAIRRMDIPQAYLLADAVLGLLLDVGGGLVANPAAIRARLVAELPFLATEEILVAAVARGGNRQEAHEVIRDHAVEAARRVKEEGLPNDLLERLAADPRIPLGAEELRAIAADPARFIGRAPEQVTAFLEGSVRPRLKGYADALAGGRESRVSV; this comes from the coding sequence ATGGATCGAGACGTCTACCGCGAGCCGCTGGTCAGCCGGTACACGAGCCGCGCCATGCAGGAGCTCTTCTCCGAGGACACCAAGTTCCGCACGTGGCGCAGGTGCTGGATCGCGCTCGCCGAGGCGCAACGCGAGCTCGGCCTGACCGGCATCGTGTCCGAGGAGGCGCTCGCCGAGATGCGCGCGCACGCGGACGACATCGACTACGAGCTCGCGGAGAAGCTCGAGCGGGAGCTCCGGCACGACGTGATGGCCCACGTGAAGGCCTACGGCGCCCTGTGCCCGGCCGCGGCGGGGATCATCCACCTCGGCGCCACGTCGCAGTTCGTGGTCTGCAATACCGACCTCATCCTGCACAAGCGCGCTCTCGGCCTGATCCGGGACGATCTGGTCCGCGCGATCGATCGCCTTGCGGCCACCGCCGAGCGCTACGCGGATCTGCCGGTCCTCGGCGCCACGCACTTCCAGCCGGCGCAGCCGACGACGCTCGGCAAGCGGCTGTGCCTCGGGATCCAGGATCTGCTCGCGGATCTCGACGCGATCGAGTGGGCGGCGTCGCGCGTCGTCGCGCGCGGCGTCAAGGGCACGACCGGGACGCAGGACTCGTTCCTCAAGCTGTTCGGCGGCGATCACGCGAAGGTCGAGGCGATCGACGCGCTCGTGTCGCGGAAGCTCGGCTTCGAGGGATCCTTCCCGGTGACGGGCCAGACCTACCCGCGCAAGCTCGACACGAAGATCGCGGAGGCGCTCGCCGGGATCGGCGCGTCGGCGCACTGGATCGGCGTCAACGTGCGGCTCATGTCCGGCCTCAAGGAGGTCGACGAGCCGTTCGGCGCGAGGCAGGTCGGCTCCTCGGCCATGGCGTACAAGCGAAACCCGATGCGGTCGGAGCGGATGTGCTCGCTCGCGCGCAAGCTGATGAACCTGCCGGCCGACTTCCAAGCCACCCACGCGAACCAGTGGATGGAGCGCACGCTCGACGACTCCGCGATCCGGCGCATGGACATCCCGCAGGCCTACCTGCTCGCCGACGCGGTGCTCGGACTCCTCCTCGACGTGGGTGGCGGCCTCGTGGCCAACCCGGCGGCGATACGGGCGCGGCTCGTAGCCGAGCTCCCGTTCCTCGCGACCGAGGAGATCCTCGTCGCCGCCGTGGCGCGCGGCGGGAACCGCCAGGAGGCCCACGAGGTGATCCGCGATCACGCGGTCGAGGCGGCGCGGCGCGTGAAGGAGGAGGGGCTCCCGAACGACCTCCTGGAACGGCTCGCGGCGGATCCCCGCATCCCGCTCGGGGCCGAGGAGCTGCGCGCCATCGCGGCGGACCCGGCGCGCTTCATCGGCCGGGCGCCCGAACAGGTCACCGCGTTCCTTGAGGGCTCGGTCCGCCCGCGGCTCAAGGGGTACGCGGACGCGCTCGCCGGCGGCCGCGAGAGCCGGGTGAGCGTCTAG
- a CDS encoding peptide MFS transporter: MFKGHPAGLFALGLSNMGERFGYYTVVSIFTLFMGAKFGWTDAQIGNVWGIFVGTVYGLVAFGGFVADKIGYGRTVVMGIVTMMAGYALMAVPASGEWFVYVALGVIALGTGLFKGNLVVILGKLYEPEQYKKLQDPAFNIYYMGINVGAFFAPYAAAGVRKLFLAQAGFTYDPNLPGMANRFLEGKLESTAEFLKLAQAQAPGVTDLTRFSHDYLAALTNGYHAGWGIAAASVLLSLGIYLATRRMFKHADYRGEKKVEGSVAVEIPKSEYWRRVRALFLVYSVVVFFWVVFQQSGYTLTLFAKNYTQIRQGPLTTLFFDLPGVLSVIGGIIGAILLVGRGGIRKRLIGTALLVGGAAGVWLCLGSYGSSNQIDIEKFQSFNPLFVVFLTPLVVGFFALLNRSGLEPSTPKKIAYGMFIGAVAYVIMVAGAQGLQSPASLEATGGVSPVLVTPYWLVGTFFTLTIAELFLSPMGMSLVAKVAPPKIKGLMQGFWFAFTGLGNYLSGKVGEFYVRLELWQTFLILVIACGLAAILMLLAAKAVERAAKTA, translated from the coding sequence ATGTTCAAGGGGCACCCGGCCGGGCTGTTCGCGCTCGGCCTGTCGAACATGGGCGAGCGGTTCGGCTACTACACCGTCGTCTCGATCTTCACGCTGTTCATGGGCGCGAAGTTCGGCTGGACCGACGCGCAGATCGGCAACGTCTGGGGGATCTTCGTCGGCACCGTGTACGGCCTGGTCGCCTTCGGCGGCTTCGTCGCCGACAAGATCGGCTACGGCCGGACCGTCGTGATGGGGATCGTCACGATGATGGCCGGCTACGCGCTGATGGCGGTGCCGGCCTCGGGCGAGTGGTTCGTCTACGTGGCGCTCGGCGTGATCGCGCTCGGCACCGGCCTGTTCAAGGGCAACCTGGTCGTGATCCTGGGCAAGCTGTACGAGCCGGAGCAGTACAAGAAGCTCCAGGACCCGGCGTTCAACATCTACTACATGGGGATCAACGTCGGCGCGTTCTTCGCGCCGTACGCCGCCGCCGGGGTGCGAAAGCTCTTCCTCGCTCAGGCCGGCTTCACCTACGACCCGAACCTGCCGGGGATGGCGAACCGCTTCCTCGAGGGCAAGCTCGAGAGCACGGCCGAGTTCCTGAAGCTCGCCCAGGCCCAGGCGCCGGGCGTCACGGACCTCACGCGGTTCTCGCACGACTACCTGGCGGCGCTCACGAACGGCTACCACGCCGGCTGGGGGATCGCCGCGGCGAGCGTGCTCCTGTCGCTCGGCATCTACCTCGCGACGCGGCGGATGTTCAAGCACGCCGACTACCGCGGCGAGAAGAAGGTCGAGGGGAGCGTCGCGGTCGAGATCCCGAAGTCGGAGTACTGGCGCCGGGTCCGCGCGCTGTTCCTCGTCTACTCCGTCGTCGTCTTCTTCTGGGTGGTGTTCCAGCAGAGCGGCTACACGCTGACGCTGTTCGCGAAGAACTACACGCAGATACGCCAAGGGCCGCTCACCACGCTCTTCTTCGACCTCCCGGGTGTCCTCTCCGTGATAGGCGGCATCATCGGCGCCATCCTCCTCGTCGGTCGAGGGGGCATCCGGAAGCGGCTGATCGGAACGGCGCTTCTCGTGGGAGGAGCGGCGGGCGTGTGGCTGTGCCTGGGCAGCTACGGCAGCTCGAACCAAATCGACATCGAGAAGTTCCAGTCGTTCAACCCCTTGTTCGTCGTGTTCCTGACGCCGCTGGTCGTCGGCTTCTTCGCCCTGCTCAACCGGAGCGGCCTCGAGCCGTCGACCCCGAAGAAGATCGCCTACGGGATGTTCATCGGCGCCGTCGCGTACGTGATCATGGTCGCGGGCGCGCAGGGGCTCCAGAGCCCGGCCTCGCTCGAGGCGACGGGCGGCGTCTCGCCGGTGCTGGTCACGCCGTACTGGCTCGTCGGCACGTTCTTCACGCTCACGATAGCGGAGCTGTTCCTCTCGCCCATGGGGATGTCGCTCGTGGCCAAGGTGGCGCCGCCCAAGATCAAGGGGCTCATGCAGGGGTTCTGGTTCGCCTTCACCGGCCTCGGCAACTACCTGTCCGGCAAGGTGGGCGAATTCTACGTGCGCCTCGAGCTGTGGCAGACGTTCCTCATCCTCGTGATCGCCTGCGGCCTGGCGGCGATCCTGATGCTGCTCGCTGCCAAGGCGGTCGAGCGCGCGGCGAAGACGGCGTAG